In a genomic window of Shouchella clausii:
- a CDS encoding GNAT family N-acetyltransferase, which translates to MNSLKTNRLYLRELADEDAPELFTIWSTPAVTKFMNIIPLTDVTQAEDIIKMFAQLSKEKKGNRYSIFLAETGDLIGTCGFNQLDADNDRGEIGYELGERYWGHGYMKEALMKLVEVGFASFALNRIEAKVEPENSASIGLLEKIGFQNEGLLRQYEKAKGRYIDLYLFSLLKEEWA; encoded by the coding sequence ATGAACTCATTGAAAACAAACCGCCTCTACCTTCGGGAATTGGCAGACGAAGATGCCCCCGAGCTGTTCACCATTTGGTCAACGCCGGCGGTCACAAAATTTATGAATATCATTCCGTTAACGGATGTCACACAAGCAGAAGACATTATTAAGATGTTTGCACAGCTAAGCAAAGAAAAGAAAGGAAACCGATATTCGATTTTTCTCGCTGAAACAGGCGATCTGATTGGCACTTGCGGCTTTAACCAGCTTGATGCTGACAATGACAGAGGCGAAATTGGGTATGAATTAGGGGAACGTTATTGGGGCCATGGTTATATGAAGGAAGCGCTCATGAAATTGGTGGAAGTCGGCTTTGCTTCATTTGCATTAAATCGGATTGAAGCAAAAGTCGAACCAGAAAACAGCGCCTCGATTGGCTTGTTAGAGAAAATCGGTTTTCAAAATGAAGGGCTTTTGCGACAGTATGAAAAGGCAAAAGGCCGGTATATTGACCTTTATTTGTTTAGTTTATTAAAGGAAGAGTGGGCTTAA
- a CDS encoding carbohydrate ABC transporter permease → MGARKKTTRFARKEHLAGYLFTLPAILGLLVWTIGPIVASLVLSFTDYQVIADTINWIGFDNYITIFTEDLYFKQALVVTLYFAFASTAATLVAALLIALLMNMKIKGQGLWRTLFYLPVLVPAVAANILWMWLFNPEFGLLNGILRFFGLPASMWIYDEASVIPSLILLSIWGCGGAALIFLAGLQEIPKDQLEAVELDGGNAWHQFRFVTIPTISPIIFFNLIMGLIGAFQTFNQAYIMTEGGPNNASLFYVYLIYREAFVHSNMGYASALAWILFLVVSLFTVLIFRWGKGWVFYGGGK, encoded by the coding sequence ATGGGGGCTAGGAAAAAAACGACTCGGTTTGCGAGAAAAGAGCATCTTGCTGGCTATCTGTTTACGCTGCCGGCGATTTTAGGCTTGCTCGTTTGGACAATTGGCCCGATTGTTGCCAGCTTGGTTTTGAGCTTTACCGATTACCAAGTGATCGCGGACACAATCAATTGGATTGGGTTCGACAATTATATAACCATTTTCACAGAAGATCTTTATTTTAAGCAAGCACTTGTCGTTACGTTGTATTTTGCGTTTGCCAGCACTGCCGCCACACTCGTCGCTGCCTTGTTGATCGCTCTGCTTATGAACATGAAGATAAAAGGGCAAGGGCTGTGGCGGACGCTCTTTTATTTGCCTGTACTTGTGCCAGCAGTGGCAGCAAACATTTTATGGATGTGGTTGTTTAATCCAGAATTTGGCCTGCTCAATGGCATTCTCCGCTTCTTTGGGCTCCCTGCCTCTATGTGGATCTATGACGAGGCATCGGTTATCCCGTCGCTGATTTTGTTAAGCATATGGGGCTGTGGCGGCGCTGCGCTCATTTTTCTAGCCGGTTTGCAAGAAATCCCGAAAGACCAATTGGAAGCAGTCGAGTTGGATGGCGGAAATGCTTGGCACCAGTTCCGCTTTGTGACAATCCCTACTATTTCGCCAATCATTTTCTTCAATTTGATTATGGGACTAATCGGCGCATTTCAAACGTTTAACCAAGCCTATATTATGACAGAGGGAGGGCCCAATAACGCAAGTTTGTTTTATGTGTATTTAATTTATCGAGAAGCATTTGTCCACAGTAATATGGGGTATGCCAGCGCATTAGCGTGGATTTTGTTCCTTGTTGTCTCGTTGTTCACGGTGTTGATTTTTAGATGGGGCAAAGGCTGGGTTTTCTACGGAGGTGGCAAATAA
- a CDS encoding carbohydrate ABC transporter permease produces the protein MRSRGWKIIAYCLLLFGAALSLLPFFWMVRSALMTSSEIFQFPPKMLPDHWLWGNFIEIFEVVEFGLYLKNTLFILIPVLIGTVLTSCMCGFGFARLQFPGKNIWFTLIIATMMLPPAVTLIPTFMLWTELGAINTYWPLVFPSFFGGGGFFIFLMRQFFMSIPRELDEAALIDGANYVQIFVFVLLPLVKPALLVVAFFTFTNVWNDFFGPLIYLNDESLFTLALGLLQLQGTYTSDWNLIMAAATVMTLPAILVFFLGQKYFVEGVTLTGIKG, from the coding sequence ATGCGAAGCCGAGGCTGGAAAATCATCGCTTATTGCCTGTTGCTTTTCGGAGCGGCTCTGTCGTTGCTGCCATTTTTCTGGATGGTACGAAGTGCGCTCATGACCTCTTCTGAAATTTTCCAATTTCCGCCGAAAATGTTGCCGGATCATTGGCTATGGGGAAATTTTATTGAAATTTTTGAAGTGGTTGAATTCGGCTTGTATTTGAAAAATACACTGTTTATCCTGATTCCTGTCCTAATCGGGACAGTGTTGACAAGTTGCATGTGCGGTTTTGGTTTTGCACGCCTTCAATTTCCAGGGAAAAATATCTGGTTTACACTCATTATTGCCACGATGATGCTTCCACCTGCCGTCACATTAATCCCAACCTTTATGCTTTGGACGGAGCTTGGCGCTATTAATACGTATTGGCCTCTTGTGTTTCCAAGCTTTTTTGGCGGTGGTGGCTTCTTCATCTTTTTAATGAGGCAATTTTTTATGAGTATTCCCCGGGAATTAGACGAAGCGGCATTAATCGATGGCGCCAATTATGTGCAAATTTTTGTTTTTGTGCTCCTGCCCCTTGTCAAGCCTGCGCTACTAGTTGTTGCCTTTTTCACTTTCACGAATGTGTGGAATGACTTTTTCGGCCCATTGATTTACTTAAATGACGAATCATTGTTTACACTGGCACTCGGTCTTTTGCAGCTCCAAGGCACGTATACATCGGACTGGAATTTAATTATGGCTGCGGCGACTGTCATGACGTTGCCGGCGATTCTTGTCTTCTTTCTTGGGCAAAAATATTTTGTTGAAGGTGTTACGCTAACTGGCATCAAAGGATAG